From the Xiphophorus maculatus strain JP 163 A chromosome 20, X_maculatus-5.0-male, whole genome shotgun sequence genome, one window contains:
- the rpl29 gene encoding 60S ribosomal protein L29 codes for MAKSKNHTTHNQSRKWHRNGIKKPRSNRYESLKGVDPKFLRNMRFAKKHNKKGLKAARKAVAQK; via the exons ATGGCAAAGTCTAAGAACCACACAACTCACAACCAGT CTCGCAAATGGCACAGAAATGGCATCAAGAAGCCCAGATCTAATCGCTACGAGTCCTTGAAGGGG GTGGATCCCAAATTCCTGAGGAATATGCGCTTTGCCAAGAAGCATAACAAGAAGGGCTTGAAGGCGGCACGGAAAGCAGTAGCTCAGAAATAA